TCAGCTTCAGCTTCAGCTTCCAATATAATTCGAGTTCTGTTAGCTTGAGCCAATTTTTCTAGTCTATTTTCATAAACAAAtctatgttaataaattattaaaaatatcccAATGCCTATGTGGCAGATTTTAACACATTGGTGAAACAAGGTTAGATGccaccaattattattttcaacattttgaagttataaaaatattatcacaagtcatgagtatttttaaatagtaatattttatatactcataatttacatatttaaatattgtacaaattcaacaaacaaacacagataatgttcttaattttattaaatagatcCACTTTAACATTGTTTTCCATATGACTGCactttgtaattattatgtttcatatgGAATATCAATTCATAACTAGTGCAGTTTTTTATGTTTCATATGTGTGCACTCTGCTAGAGCTCCTCATGACGGTGCACCTTATTTTTTACTCATAATTCATAAAGGTGTATTGAattatcaaaaagaaaataatttatattatcatcttaTTGATTCATAATCATGTTTTACATGATCCTAAACTTGATTGTACTGTGTAAGTTTTTAAGTGATATAATTTGCCTGCTCTACATCCAACTAACAGCACAGATATAGTCATAtggaaaacattataatattaaagctcACAAAACAATATTGGTTCTGCTAtccaaaaataattctaaaacaacACCAAAGTCTTAAATCACCTCTTTATAATAGTTCATAAtgcaactaatatttttttagttcaaaCATTATATTACCGAAATTTCTCGGCTTCTGCTGGTCTTCTTACAGTAGCTTCTAACTCACGTTCTCGCCTTTGAATTTCTTGTTCTTGGACAGCAATTTGTTGTGTTCTTTCCACAACATCAATTTGCATTTGTTCCTCTTTTATACGTTGCTTTGTTTTTGCAGCTTGAAGTTCAAAAGCTAATTCTGCTTCAgctttctaaaatatttaaatacttgagTATACGATTAGGaaaccaaatatatatttttatttaatcaagaGAACACAGTGCTTTACTACTAAgtccatatattattaggttAAACCAGATAGGTTGCCATGACAATACCAGTTTAGTACCAAATAGCTTAAATTAactgtataataaacatattatacaacatttacTTGGGTAGCATAAATTTAGGCTGCTCatcaattaattgtaatactCTTAGATGTAACTCAATTTCTAATtgtctttacataatatattattttgtcaacattagaatataaatatagttcagtctttcaaaaatattagttgtAATGATGAATAAACATACTGGTtacatcaaattaataatttttgaagaaattataaaaGCTTCTAACTAAATTAATTCTCTTAATCTGTTATCGatttgcatatatattatgttattaattaaattgtaattataaagaGGATTGTtggtcaatttaatttttttatttttgaattacataatacatttttaatttaatatatgatttaacgATTGgttgacataaaatattttttaatttaattaaaatactttgagGTAGTTTCAAGAAATGTATGCTGAATAATGCAGCTTAAAGAatacaaaagttaaaaaattttaactaactGTTTAAATACAACGGTAAGAATCTTGACTATCATAACAATTTCAATTgaccttaaaaatattactatttatttacaatataaaacaaaactggTATAAGAAAATGTAATCAACTACCAAACAATTTAACCTATTTAAACTACTAATTTCTGAGtacgtaaataattttttttttacatcaagtcaaaataaatatatatttataatttacatttttgataatatacctTTGTTTGAATTTCTACATCATATGCTgcttttttaagttcaaaatctCTTTGAGCTTTAGCAATTTCTGTATCATTGATCAATctgtaaaacaatattgattgaataatatttttgtaacaagtTTTTTATAACCATATGAAAATCGTAATACTTGGCTGCCATTCTTTCTTCTTCTGCCATTGCTTCTTTAATTGTTGTTTCTCTTTTTGCCTCAGCTTCTCCGATACGAGCATCACGTTTTACTTCCGCAGTTCTTGCCAACCCAAGAGCTCTAAGATAACcctaaatatagtaattaattatgcaactaatttactaaaatataaaaatagtgtacaaagtaaaaacaaatcattattagAGCATTAAAATCAGACCTAGTAATAAGtggtaaataatacaatatattgatgGTCAAAacggtattacaatattaaattatgtttattagacatatgttttaaacataaatagcCTGAATAGgaactgtaaaattatttacctcggaaaaaaataaaaattttaatattgtattttgagcAGCAATAAcaaagtatacaaattataaacaaaataaataaaatctacaaCTGTGCTGactaaaacagtttaaaaatgtttaatgtaaatatatcttACCTCTTCATCTCGTATATCTTTTATTGTATATGAAACAACAGTTATACCCATATTAACCAAATCTGAAGATGCTACTTCAAATACTTGTTTACTAAACTTTTTACGATCTTTATAAAtttcctaaaattataaaaatttttgaattataaaaatgaacagTTCTTAAAGTatacaatgtttaaattattatacattttaaaaagttctaCGTTTCAAATGATTAAACAGCATAACTTGAATGTAAATTATCCtacacttaatataatttacactataCTCAGACTCACGAGAGAACATAACTGTGTTGCTTCCGATCCGGCACATCCCCTACTCAACGATAAAGGTTCTTTAATGTTCGGTACGTTCGGCAatactcaataaaataatttatatatattataacatataccaTAGCGGCTCAAGTGGAGGAAATTATGCCTCAGAACGGTCACTGCCGTTAATCTACATGTGCGAAATGGTAATGTTCTCACATAGGCCGGAGTATAAAACATTACtcattaataacttaataattctttttattgaaattaatttattattattaaattaacaatgtagacaatattaatatatattaatttagaattatgaaaaaaaaaatagtcttaatagtaatgaaaatgttttattcattacttataattttctttttaagatATAGAACTAACATTATGTTGattatgttattgtattttattatgttattgtttttttatttgtatagttaatagctgattacctactatatttttcttaacattACCACTGGTCGAGATGGCTAtacatttacacttaaaaagataTTGCTTCCACATCatattacacccaaaaggagttgaacaatcagaattattttttctggATAACGGTTTTACACTACTCTCCATACAACTCAATTATtactctatatataaaaaaaataaaagttgcaAGATACATAGACAGGTTTTATGGAGCCACGAAACAGCCCCACAATTTACTAACAACTATTCACATGGGCGGAGCACGCGGTTGAaagttagtaaataataaacttaacaaaattacaacctcttttgaaaataaaaataattttatggaattggaaaaaaaagaatttaagtAAAACAATCTAAATCAAAACTGGGAAGAAGAAAATTTCTTTTATTAACAATGAACTCACgtgattcaataaaaatgtattttttaatttattttaaatcttgatttaaaatttaagacttaggcaaaatacctaatttatacttcatatattattttatttatatatataatgaatagatatttttaaataaacaaacctCTACAGTCATAGAGCCCATAATTGCTCGTTGATGACCTTCAAGAGTATGCAATGCAATTTCATGTATCTCCTGCTTGGGTTTCCCCAAAAACTGCTCACATGCTGTTAAAAGCATTTCTTCATTTTGTCCTTGTATTTTTaccttaaaatttaagtaattaataatttaaggacACTTATGACAAAAAatcttactttaataatatctaaaaaaaattgaactaacatttttatatttttaataatttaaacttatctTATTGGATTTTTAAccacataaataaaatgtttaaaacaaaggGTTTGATTTATTCTCTATTATAAACTGTtgataggaatttttttttcatatttaaacaaatgaaattaccattatcataaaataatattttattaatttacagttttgtattagataattgttttttattattttaattttaatcaattatgtaatttttttaactgttttaaatgttttctataggacataataataacatattttaattaattaaccaaTGAAAAGGTgagcaataaatattttcaaatttaagcatattattacatGATAATGGATGggtgataaatataaatattacaaacttataaagtttattaattttaactacatattttacataacatGTTAACTggtatatagatttttaaattatttgaattttgaagctAAGATAAagcatattttaccaattttaggATTATTAAGGTATATTTAgggttttttcaatattttaaacttttaagaatctaaaaatacgTTCTTTGGTCATAACTCACAAAAAGGGCccagattttaataaaaagtacaTTACTTTTGTCTTTTTGTATGCTCTAAGATAATGCATTCAAGTAGTACATACTAGAacaatgttatacataatacttcTATTTTATTGATCACTTCTAATCttcttaataaaattgaaatagtttgaatttttaatttttaaaatatataggtaattattgttatttacaataaGGTACATACCTGAGCTATACCAGTGACTGATAATGGCACACCTTGGATAGTATACACCTTGGGACTATCAACTTGTATTGTCATAGTGTTcaaacaaattctaaaaacatttaaaattaattaataatgcaaacagcagataacaataataagtgtataacaattcaatacatcaaattaaaaattgggtgcatacataaaaaaatcaacaatatattaactaaaatattctcATATTTGTCCATCATCTAAATTAGGACTCGTATATTagcaatgatttaatttaaaataatatttacaaataacacagtctttatgaaatatattcaataagtatctatattttaataataaatatgataaattaagaTATATGTAATgccattacaattatattttagttaacatataataatttacaaataataggtaaaacTATGCATGGAATaccataattatgtataataaacggATCTAGGATAAAATCTCgccattgatttattttttagtttaaatttctatatgtatattgtatacataatacataatatgttacccTGTCAACAAAAATTCTCTACATATTTACTgactgtaattaataatatattatattgtatttgtatttgtatttctaATGTTGATATTTTCTAATGCCAAATTCCAAATCAAAGATAAGATTAGAATAAAAGATAAAGTAGTAAATGAAGGTTTATGCAATACCTTATCCAAATTGTAATACTGTGAAACTtggttgtaaattaaatattaaaggagcacacaacataaaaaaaaaaatatttaaattatttttaaatgttaaattattgtaactatatgaaatgatttggtgaaaatccgatgtaaaaaaaattattactttaaaagaTATTAAGCAATGTAAAATAGCCGCGTGACGTCATTGNNNNNNNNNNNNNNNNNNNNNNNNNNNNNNNNNNNNNNNNNNNNNNNNNNNNNNNNNNNNNNNNNNNNNNNNNNNNNNNNNNNNNNNNNNNNNNNNNNNNNNNNNNNNNNNNNNNNNNNNNNNNNNNNNNNNNNNNNNNNNNNNNNNNNNNNNNNNNNNNNNNNNNNNNNNNNNNNNNNNNNNNNNNNNNNNNNNNNNNNNNNNNNNNNNNNNNNNNNNNNNNNNNNNNNNNNNNNNNNNNNNNNNNNNNNNNNNNNNNNNNNNNNNNNNNNNNNNNNNNNNNNNNNNNNNNNNNNNNNNNNNNNNNNNNNNNNNNNNNNNNNNNNNNNNNNNNNNNNNNNNNNNNNNNNNNNNNNNNNNNNNNNNNNNNNNNNNNNNNNNNNNNNNNNNNNNNNNNNNNNNNNNNNNNNNNNNNNNNNNNNNNNNNNNNNNNNNNNNNNNNNNNNNNNNNNNNNNNNNNNNNNNNNNNNNNNNNNNNNNNNNNNNNNNNNNNNNNNNNNNNNNNNNNNNNNNNNNNNNNNNNNNNNNNNNNNNNNNNNNNNNNNNNNNNNNNNNNNNNNNNNNNNNNNNNNNNNNNNNNNNNNNNNNNNNNNNNNNNNNNNNNNNNNNNNNNNNNNNNNNNNNNNNNNNNNNNNNNNNNNNNNNNNNNNNNNNNNNNNNNNNNNNNNNNNNNNNNNNNNNNNNNNNNNNNNNNNNNNNNNNNNNNNNNNNNNNNNNNNNNNNNNNNNNNNNNACACAACAAAAAGGGTTTGTAAATTcaagtgataaaataaaaacattaagatGTAAAAGTAGTATCACTATAGATccgtaaataaaataagttaatattaaatttgaaaatttacataataatgggtatttactatttagtgggtatttagtataaattaattggcAGATTTTGTCCTCCTGGTAAGAATGAATGGGGATAACTTATCCAGAAAGATTTTTGTCTGGGGAGATTTTGTCCATCTTCCATAGTAACCAAACATTATGTATAGATTATTACACTCAGCtttttacagttattaatatttaaatttagtaaaaatcataattacttaatttactaatagttattgaattatataattattgtaaaggtacctaattagtaattacattcaTACTTTTCATCCAAAATTGACCCTATAAGACATGAGTAAATGACGAAATGAAgataaatttacaacatatgtgtcaatagtatatatttacctCTGACAATATTGTATAACGGGCCAAACAAATGCTCTTCCGCCAGGTACCAAATTTGGTTTACCATAACAAAatcctagaaaaaaaaacaaaaaaaattaaattttaaattattacaatagtaatttaaattttgaatggcAAGTCCTGGTTCTATAACAAAATGCACCTTCTTATGTTTTCTATCATTATTTCCAAACTCCAAAGTTCACAAGAGAACTAACATAGCAAAACTATAAGATAAACACTTCAACAGAAGTCTATACAACAATGTCGTGGCTAACTTGAAATTTTTCAGAGGCTAGTATAATATTTCACTTATCCTGCGGCgccaattaataataaaggcGCATTCACTGTAATATTTGTAACAACTTATTTGTTGTAGTCATTGCTAAAAACCAtagttaatagtaaattatcACCAATTGGCCATTACCCACCCAGCACTGCACCCCTTAAAAAACTCTGAGGGCTGCCTCTCGATTACACTTTTTGCCACGTCGCTGAATACAGCCACATACATCCAATAATTTCTGatctacctacttattatcCCCAATAATTATCATAGAAGTCTAAAATAGTGATGTATAAAGAGAAATACGATTTATTGTATGCAAGTTCATATaggtgtattaaaattaaattaaagtacttGACACTTTCAATGCCGCTGAAGTTTATACCAACAGGCCGGTGACGCGTTAAGGCGTTAAAAAACGCATATGtttatacaaactataattaaatcggatttatttttataaactctGAAACTTAGATAGGCCATTCTCAATTAACtctaaatttaaagaaatgGGTGGTTTTAGTTTAGTCACGGGCGGCGTTGAAAGTGTTATACAAAGTTAAAACTAATATggtgtataaaatatcaataaaggaacaaaaaaaataaaataaaatacaattactcaaaatacatttaaattacctGATATAACCAAAGCCTCGTTAGGGCCACAAGTGACAAAACCCCAagtcatttttacaaatatttagattcaatgtaacataaatataaaatatagtatcaaATCAAGTCACATTACTATATTCTACACTGTAGAATCTACAGGACTATAGACAATTAACCAGTATAAACTAATTCCAAATTATAAacttgtcaataaaaaaaatgtagaatttcTCATTAATCAATGTAATTAGTGTTTAAGTTAAGTGTTgacataaaatgaaaaaaaattgatttaacataaaaaacaaaacaaatgacGAACACCGCTATCTCAAAAATCGAAATATGAATTAGTAAAcaaaacaacaaacaaaattcaatGAGAATGTCGTAATCGTAAGCGATATTACGATAAGCATTGCGGTCCCCGCGGCACACTCCCCTTCCAAAAACTATCTGAAATGCACAGGATTCGGTCGTGCAAGTTGGTACTAATCATGATTTATGATACCATTTCACCTATTCTGTGGTACCacccacgaattaagatatacagaaTACGAAACGAACTTGTGATAAGTGAAACCCGCACCTTCTCACATTGCGGCCAGATTACTAGCGCTATATAGGATTATTGTGTTAACCGGGAGAACAAGGNNNNNNNNNNNNNNNNNNNNNNNNNNNNNNNNNNNNNNNNNNNNNNNNNNNNNNNNNNNNNNNNNNNNNNNNNNNNNNNNNNNNNNNNNNNNNNNNNNNNNNNNNNNNNNNNNNNNNNNNNNNNNNNNNNNNNNNNNNNNNNNNNNNNNNNNNNNNNNNNNNNNNNNNNNNNNNNNNNNAAGAAGGTGCGGGTTTCagaaaaacattgataagacctttccgtttcgtatcctgtatatcttaattcgtggtacCACCGTTACCTAACGTCCTATTATCGCCTTCTTGATTGGGTGACGTACTGACGTCAtaacatagatatatacaactaGATGGCCGTCTCCTTCTTAGTTCTTGTCATcgaagtcggccgccatttacTAAACACTGTTTAGTAAACAGTAAACAggtaatgtttacaaaataatattataatatatatgacgtatagataaatatatatatacttaaataaatgtaaacattgcctgctttatagATGGCGGCCGATTTCAACATTGGTCACAAccatagaaaagagattaaaCATCACAACGGTCACAACTATCGTataaagacggctatctagttgttgaaTCCCCGAACAAAAGtcccaaatttaataattattaaattaagtcactattaaatattaatatttgcttATGTCTAAGGACTAAGATCTAACGtctaaccatattatatgttatttatgaatataaagttAAGAAAAAACTAAACCTTTATTTCTAGCAAAAACGTAGAATGTCTTTGAAGCCACTTTAAATAATGAGCACAGAACGAATAATATATGTGAATCGTGGAACAATCGCTTCAGACACATAGTAGGACATAGTCATCCAACAATATGGGTGCTAATTCGTAAAATTAAACTTGAGATAGGAGATTTGTTGGTTATAGTGTAGTAATACTGTATCCTGTTTAAATTCGGGGTCTTGTCTTTCAAGATTGGTGTATAATTGTCCGGTACATTTCATAGAGCACCTCTTAGAACACTTCCAAGTCATTTTATATTTGccaatattataccttataacaGATAGGTGATAAAACTTGTCACCtcctttatttgattttataatattccataggtagtaaaacaaatttataactttgaATAAAACTATTGgtaaagattttaataaataataggaagGTGTAAGTatctatttcaatatttgttaaataacttatacaaaatattatcctgtacgatattttaatgtgattgaatatttaaatgcaatacatTTACACACTTcagattataaaaatgtattttttttacgtacacataataatataatatattcttacaatctCACAAGCTAAGTTCATAAGTAAATTGttcaaacttaaatttattttaaatagattatgTAACTCTCTATTCCAAACTAAGATTGAATCATTAATTTTGAGGTCTGtaaaaatagacattttaaattaaattaacaatgcAGAGCTATCGGATATATAgatcaatcatttttaaaaaataattaaacattatacagACTATCTTAAACATATAGTTGCTGTGATTTAgtgcatataaataaaataagaacatgaacattataatactaaacatGGTGGTCCAGTGTTATCTTGCATTAGGTGCATGGGAAAACATTGGCCCGCCCTATACTACCAAACAAATTTAAGTACatcaattacatttaatttagttacaaggttgataaaaaaaatataagatgtaaTTTCAACAAATAATGCAAAACATGACactattaactatttagtaagctattaaaaaaaattcaataaaaaattatttcccaaataaatacattacattttaatgcatgataattgaatgttttatattcatataggaATAGATAAATTGTAAgcataaaaattacatattttttggactattttgattttaaatttgtatgtttaaatcgttttttattcattgttgCTCGAAAACCTTTATTTGATTGAGGTTTACCACTAGATTGTTCATTGGttggttttacttttttatgaaGTGCATTGTACAAAGTCTCTGCATCTAGAGAGTTACcagtaattgtttttaattcttgtaatgacattttcaaCATATGTGTAAGCGACTGTCCTTTATtcaataagtttaatatattctGAGTAGTTACCCCTGGCAATTTACTCataaaatcctaaaaaaaacatttttaataatattatttatttataaatcataataagatACTTATTTTTATCGATCTAAAGtaacatttcaaattatatttattatcttaaaaatatctAAGCAAATAAATTCGTTCATGGGAATAATACCTTATTTTTGACATTaccaattaaataattgtacagtaGTAGTAGAAAAGACAAGTGATTTACCCACACTACCTATAAGAAATTTGAGGTTTTTGgtcattaaaatattggcaTAAGTATTCAAAGCCtcaaatcattatttaacatttttaatgctatgctaaaatcaatttttgttattaaaagaaAACTGTAAacctaataaaactataatgcTTTAGTTTCccctgaaaattatttttgagagtAAATAATTTAGCATTTCTACcatcaatatgtatattaaatgaaatatgtaGAACCTATAAATTAgtcgattattaaaaataaaaacaataacaatatatagttaatttgaaattataaccaatatcacaataatatataattcacatttgtataatattaggtaattataattattataaaccttaATAATGGCATTGTATATTTCCTCATCAAAATTTTGTCCTGCCTCTAAACCAACTGCAGCAGCTTCTGATGATACTGGCTGGCTTTTTCCTTcctatacaaaaacaatttaggtAATTAATGACATATAAAAGTTGATATATGAAACTAAAGATCTATTATTCTGATTTAATACctgaatttacataatattttaatttagttagttCTAGCTAGGatcatcatatattaatataaatttaattaaaattagaactatttaatttttaaccttaATATACCTTAAGTTCTTGAAATAGTTCTGATGTAGCAAAAGGACTAGGAGACCATACTAATCGAAGTTTTGGAAAATGCAAAGTTAACAATTGTAACTTAGAAGTTATGTCATTTCGATGGCTAGTTGTCATATCTTTGCTAAGATAAAATCTTccctgaaatttaaatatttatttgaatttaattattagttacatactaactttattttatttatacataatatatataaatatgtaaacactataatttataacataaaaaatttgaatttttataggCATTCAAAACTCGTTGAATTTTGTCTCTTGTATAAGTATTGAATatgcttttataaaatatattacatttctaTACTCTGTTTAACATAAAAATCAACTCAGGTGGCAAACCAGTTTTTTTGGATGGTAGTCATCTGTATTATGTACGCCTGTCATGTAGTAAGACCATGCAATATGTACCCTAGTCGGCCgaacaagtaatttttttatgtagaacAGAGTATCAAATATAGAtaacattaaaactatatatgtattatacaagcatattaaataatattttgaattaataattgaggggtggaaatccaaaacgtactattgcaAAAATTGGTAAAATCGAGTTATGTATCGAttcttatagaaaaaatattgatacatcaATTGGCTTCGTCAGGATAGATCAAAACGTACTTTttccatacataaaaatgatatttagaaaatcaaaatgtattttttccagTTTTACGCCAAAACGTACTTTTAGCAGTGttgtacgtatacctatatatagggaaataaaaatgttattctaaaacttacaaaaatttagttttacctaaatattttaattaagttttaaattaaattaaaaatataactaaaatatttaacacatttgaatcgttttaaatataaataatatattattaaataatttaaaaaaaaacctttttttcaaattgatcTGTCTGGTTGtaaatggtttgtttttattggaaatattaAGATACAGAAAATCGCTTCTCCagaaaaatcagtattttgaCAATAGTACATTAATCCACCACTCAACTATACCTAACAGTCtgagatgaaaataataataattgaagtatCTATATAAACATGATGAAGCAAAGAATTACCTGTAAATCAAATGGTTTGTTTTGATCAAACTCTATAAGTAATATTGGTTTTGTATAATGACGACACATCATTAAAGCTTGATGATATAATCTACCAGATTTTAAAGAACCAATTAAATCATCAATACTTTTTCGTTCTACGCACATTTCTGGTGTCAAAATGTAATCACCAACCTaaaccaataatttaaaataatacacaaaaaaaaataatattttaataatgtaaataacttGTAAAGTGACTGGTTCTATGTCAATGCCACGACGATGAAGTAACACGGGCAAATCCGACCTAAATTCCCGCATATCAACAATAACTTTAGGAATTTCTTTTTTTGCAATCTTTTCTTCTGGTTTATATGTTTTATCGTCATCATCCAGCATTTCTGAAGGGTGAACACCCAGATCACGAGTTAATTCAGGACAATCTTCATCTTTACCATCTTGACCTTTAGGTATAACCAtaacctaaatttaaaataacagtaatatgaatacaacaatgttaataataataatgaaatattatttaataatttaattatttataccgcTTTTTCTTTGATTAGAAaatcaaaaagtaatttttctCTTCTAAGAGTGGTTAAATAAGCTTGTTCTTCAGTGGATCctccaaatattaaaaaataaacaactaacTTCAATTTCGCATCAGAGTtttgaaatacctataaaattatatttatatattacaggtattgtaattgtattaaaaagaataaatatcaCTTCAATTTGTCTAACTGCTGTCATATTTGCAtcatacataacaatatacttAGGTTGTAACTCTCTTAGTGTACGAGGAAGGGATAAAAAATCCCCATCTTTTTTATACTGCTGTAATACTATAATTGGTTCTTTTAATGTTTCAttctataacaaattataattattataattatgattatttatcataaaccatatactatttaattttatataatatgatatattatattaaagaaagAAAAACCATGA
This is a stretch of genomic DNA from Acyrthosiphon pisum isolate AL4f chromosome A3, pea_aphid_22Mar2018_4r6ur, whole genome shotgun sequence. It encodes these proteins:
- the LOC100160841 gene encoding flotillin-1 isoform X2; this encodes MTIQVDSPKVYTIQGVPLSVTGIAQVKIQGQNEEMLLTACEQFLGKPKQEIHEIALHTLEGHQRAIMGSMTVEEIYKDRKKFSKQVFEVASSDLVNMGITVVSYTIKDIRDEEGYLRALGLARTAEVKRDARIGEAEAKRETTIKEAMAEEERMAAKLINDTEIAKAQRDFELKKAAYDVEIQTKKAEAELAFELQAAKTKQRIKEEQMQIDVVERTQQIAVQEQEIQRRERELEATVRRPAEAEKFRLEKLAQANRTRIILEAEAEAETLRLKGEAESFAIQAKAKADAEQAMKKAEAWKEYKKAAIINMVLEALPKLAAEVAAPFENTKKVTMVASGDGDVGAVRLTNEIIQIVNKVPEMVTTLTGVKINDVMNM
- the LOC100160841 gene encoding flotillin-1 isoform X1, with the protein product MTWGFVTCGPNEALVISGFCYGKPNLVPGGRAFVWPVIQYCQRICLNTMTIQVDSPKVYTIQGVPLSVTGIAQVKIQGQNEEMLLTACEQFLGKPKQEIHEIALHTLEGHQRAIMGSMTVEEIYKDRKKFSKQVFEVASSDLVNMGITVVSYTIKDIRDEEGYLRALGLARTAEVKRDARIGEAEAKRETTIKEAMAEEERMAAKLINDTEIAKAQRDFELKKAAYDVEIQTKKAEAELAFELQAAKTKQRIKEEQMQIDVVERTQQIAVQEQEIQRRERELEATVRRPAEAEKFRLEKLAQANRTRIILEAEAEAETLRLKGEAESFAIQAKAKADAEQAMKKAEAWKEYKKAAIINMVLEALPKLAAEVAAPFENTKKVTMVASGDGDVGAVRLTNEIIQIVNKVPEMVTTLTGVKINDVMNM